A genomic stretch from Diprion similis isolate iyDipSimi1 chromosome 1, iyDipSimi1.1, whole genome shotgun sequence includes:
- the LOC124416043 gene encoding folylpolyglutamate synthase, mitochondrial-like isoform X1, which yields MQFFSKIMTQLITRGRFVSTGTSYEDVICALNTLQTNAQYLRAAKTNHSSGSESIQEMKKYLLRSGLTLEDVDKLSIIHVTGTKGKGSTCAFTEAILRQYGFRTGFYSSPHLIHATERIRINGQPIKEDHFAKYFWHVFNKLSNQKESETDMPAYFKFITVLMFHIFLNADIDVVILEVGVGGEYDCTNIVRNPVCVGISSLGLEHTALLGNTLEEIAHQKSGILKENSIAFTVPQPDNAVNIIKQRAIERNCELRMVPDFKSYDWGGDPPNLGIAGSVQEINASLAVQLAHTWMLEMAKRKSRVSNGNEADNRRIDTSKNSYACVAKTLSRSQFNSSLNGNENAHNVSFLHSESQISSVFATLDENNDFSIISPKKTALALSCCVWPGRTQVLCGRTMNFYLDGAHTSESVEHCAAWYLNEIENKIGKRFLIFNVTGDRDVSKLLKPMKSLNFEKVYFVPNISGKTVKLDQLELQTTSSLQHERCIRNHEIWGEGNSMVLQNVSEALSHITSTCYSNRNTIKDEGKPQILITGSLHLVGAALLVLDPNLTMKTNY from the exons atgcaatttttttctaagattATGACACAACTTATTACCCGCGGACGGTTTGTCTCCACCGGCACGAGCTACGAG GATGTGATATGTGCTCTGAACACTTTACAAACAAATGCACAGTACTTGAGAGCAGCCAAAACGAATCATTCTTCGGGGAGCGAATCCAttcaggaaatgaaaaaatatcttttgcg GTCCGGATTGACCCTCGAAGATGTCGACAAACTGTCAATAATTCATGTCACAGGAACCAAGGGGAAAGGATCGACTTGTGCATTCACAGAGGCTATACTGCGCCAATATGGATTTCGCACAGGGTTTTATAGTTCGCCGCATTTAATCCACGCCACGGAAAGGATAAGAATCAACGGGCAGCCGATAAAGGAGGatcattttgcaaaatatttttggcatGTTTTCAACAAATTGAGTAACCAGAAGGAAAGCGAAACCGATATGCCTGCATACTTCAAATTCATCACTGTTTTAATGTTTCACATATTTCTAAATGCTGACATCGATGTTGTGATTCTTGAAGTTGGTGTTGGCGGTGAATACGACTGCACGAACATTGTCAGAAATCCTGTGTGCGTTGGTATTTCCAGTCTGGGATTGGAGCATACTGCGTTGTTAGGAAACACTCTGGAGGAAATTGCGCATCAGAAATCaggaatattgaaagaaaattcaattgcaTTCACAGTTCCACAGCCGGACAACGCTGTGAACATTATCAAGCAAAGGGCTATCGAGAGAAACTGCGAACTGCGAATGGTACCAGATTTCAAATCTTACGATTGGGGCGGAGATCCACCGAATCTAGGGATAGCCGGTTCTGTTCAAGAGATTAATGCATCTTTAGCTGTACAATTGGCGCACACTTGGATGCTAGAAATGGCAAAAAGAAAGTCACGAGTTTCAAACGGTAATGAAGCTGATAATCGTCGAATCGATACGAGCAAAAACAGTTATGCTTGTGTTGCAAAAACTCTCTCTAGGTCACAGTTCAATTCATCTCTTAATGGTAACGAGAATGCACATAATGTTAGCTTCCTTCATTCAGAGTCTCAAATTTCTTCCGTTTTTGCCACtctcgatgaaaataatgatttctCTATAATTTCGCCGAAGAAAACTGCCCTCGCTTTGTCTTGCTGCGTGTGGCCAGGTCGCACGCAAGTATTGTGCGGTAGAACTATGAATTTTTACTTGGACGGTGCTCACACGTCCGAAAGTGTTGAACATTGCGCCGCCTGGTATctaaatgaaatagaaaataagatTGGGAAACGTTTTCTGATATTCAACGTAACGGGCGATCGAGACGTGTCAAAACTATTAAAGCCAATGAAAagtttgaactttgaaaaagtttacttCGTACCAAATATATCAGGCAAAACAGTTAAGTTAGATCAATTAGAATTGCAAACCACAAGTAGTTTACAACATGAAAGATGTATAAGAAATCATGAGATATGGGGTGAAGGAAATTCAATGGTATTACAAAACGTGTCCGAAGCATTATCGCACATCACTAGCACGTGTTATTCGAACAGAAATACCATCAAAGATGAAGGTAAACCGCAGATACTTATCACCGGGTCTCTGCACTTGGTAGGTGCCGCGTTATTAGTTCTAGATCCAAATTTAACTATGAAAACGAATTACTGa
- the LOC124416043 gene encoding folylpolyglutamate synthase, mitochondrial-like isoform X2 — translation MQFFSKIMTQLITRGRFVSTGTSYEVRRIPGRRFKHTCQQWSGLTLEDVDKLSIIHVTGTKGKGSTCAFTEAILRQYGFRTGFYSSPHLIHATERIRINGQPIKEDHFAKYFWHVFNKLSNQKESETDMPAYFKFITVLMFHIFLNADIDVVILEVGVGGEYDCTNIVRNPVCVGISSLGLEHTALLGNTLEEIAHQKSGILKENSIAFTVPQPDNAVNIIKQRAIERNCELRMVPDFKSYDWGGDPPNLGIAGSVQEINASLAVQLAHTWMLEMAKRKSRVSNGNEADNRRIDTSKNSYACVAKTLSRSQFNSSLNGNENAHNVSFLHSESQISSVFATLDENNDFSIISPKKTALALSCCVWPGRTQVLCGRTMNFYLDGAHTSESVEHCAAWYLNEIENKIGKRFLIFNVTGDRDVSKLLKPMKSLNFEKVYFVPNISGKTVKLDQLELQTTSSLQHERCIRNHEIWGEGNSMVLQNVSEALSHITSTCYSNRNTIKDEGKPQILITGSLHLVGAALLVLDPNLTMKTNY, via the exons atgcaatttttttctaagattATGACACAACTTATTACCCGCGGACGGTTTGTCTCCACCGGCACGAGCTACGAGGTACGTCGCATTCCGGGTCGCCGTTTTAAACACACTTGCCAACAAtg GTCCGGATTGACCCTCGAAGATGTCGACAAACTGTCAATAATTCATGTCACAGGAACCAAGGGGAAAGGATCGACTTGTGCATTCACAGAGGCTATACTGCGCCAATATGGATTTCGCACAGGGTTTTATAGTTCGCCGCATTTAATCCACGCCACGGAAAGGATAAGAATCAACGGGCAGCCGATAAAGGAGGatcattttgcaaaatatttttggcatGTTTTCAACAAATTGAGTAACCAGAAGGAAAGCGAAACCGATATGCCTGCATACTTCAAATTCATCACTGTTTTAATGTTTCACATATTTCTAAATGCTGACATCGATGTTGTGATTCTTGAAGTTGGTGTTGGCGGTGAATACGACTGCACGAACATTGTCAGAAATCCTGTGTGCGTTGGTATTTCCAGTCTGGGATTGGAGCATACTGCGTTGTTAGGAAACACTCTGGAGGAAATTGCGCATCAGAAATCaggaatattgaaagaaaattcaattgcaTTCACAGTTCCACAGCCGGACAACGCTGTGAACATTATCAAGCAAAGGGCTATCGAGAGAAACTGCGAACTGCGAATGGTACCAGATTTCAAATCTTACGATTGGGGCGGAGATCCACCGAATCTAGGGATAGCCGGTTCTGTTCAAGAGATTAATGCATCTTTAGCTGTACAATTGGCGCACACTTGGATGCTAGAAATGGCAAAAAGAAAGTCACGAGTTTCAAACGGTAATGAAGCTGATAATCGTCGAATCGATACGAGCAAAAACAGTTATGCTTGTGTTGCAAAAACTCTCTCTAGGTCACAGTTCAATTCATCTCTTAATGGTAACGAGAATGCACATAATGTTAGCTTCCTTCATTCAGAGTCTCAAATTTCTTCCGTTTTTGCCACtctcgatgaaaataatgatttctCTATAATTTCGCCGAAGAAAACTGCCCTCGCTTTGTCTTGCTGCGTGTGGCCAGGTCGCACGCAAGTATTGTGCGGTAGAACTATGAATTTTTACTTGGACGGTGCTCACACGTCCGAAAGTGTTGAACATTGCGCCGCCTGGTATctaaatgaaatagaaaataagatTGGGAAACGTTTTCTGATATTCAACGTAACGGGCGATCGAGACGTGTCAAAACTATTAAAGCCAATGAAAagtttgaactttgaaaaagtttacttCGTACCAAATATATCAGGCAAAACAGTTAAGTTAGATCAATTAGAATTGCAAACCACAAGTAGTTTACAACATGAAAGATGTATAAGAAATCATGAGATATGGGGTGAAGGAAATTCAATGGTATTACAAAACGTGTCCGAAGCATTATCGCACATCACTAGCACGTGTTATTCGAACAGAAATACCATCAAAGATGAAGGTAAACCGCAGATACTTATCACCGGGTCTCTGCACTTGGTAGGTGCCGCGTTATTAGTTCTAGATCCAAATTTAACTATGAAAACGAATTACTGa
- the LOC124416043 gene encoding folylpolyglutamate synthase, mitochondrial-like isoform X3: MDVICALNTLQTNAQYLRAAKTNHSSGSESIQEMKKYLLRSGLTLEDVDKLSIIHVTGTKGKGSTCAFTEAILRQYGFRTGFYSSPHLIHATERIRINGQPIKEDHFAKYFWHVFNKLSNQKESETDMPAYFKFITVLMFHIFLNADIDVVILEVGVGGEYDCTNIVRNPVCVGISSLGLEHTALLGNTLEEIAHQKSGILKENSIAFTVPQPDNAVNIIKQRAIERNCELRMVPDFKSYDWGGDPPNLGIAGSVQEINASLAVQLAHTWMLEMAKRKSRVSNGNEADNRRIDTSKNSYACVAKTLSRSQFNSSLNGNENAHNVSFLHSESQISSVFATLDENNDFSIISPKKTALALSCCVWPGRTQVLCGRTMNFYLDGAHTSESVEHCAAWYLNEIENKIGKRFLIFNVTGDRDVSKLLKPMKSLNFEKVYFVPNISGKTVKLDQLELQTTSSLQHERCIRNHEIWGEGNSMVLQNVSEALSHITSTCYSNRNTIKDEGKPQILITGSLHLVGAALLVLDPNLTMKTNY; the protein is encoded by the exons Atg GATGTGATATGTGCTCTGAACACTTTACAAACAAATGCACAGTACTTGAGAGCAGCCAAAACGAATCATTCTTCGGGGAGCGAATCCAttcaggaaatgaaaaaatatcttttgcg GTCCGGATTGACCCTCGAAGATGTCGACAAACTGTCAATAATTCATGTCACAGGAACCAAGGGGAAAGGATCGACTTGTGCATTCACAGAGGCTATACTGCGCCAATATGGATTTCGCACAGGGTTTTATAGTTCGCCGCATTTAATCCACGCCACGGAAAGGATAAGAATCAACGGGCAGCCGATAAAGGAGGatcattttgcaaaatatttttggcatGTTTTCAACAAATTGAGTAACCAGAAGGAAAGCGAAACCGATATGCCTGCATACTTCAAATTCATCACTGTTTTAATGTTTCACATATTTCTAAATGCTGACATCGATGTTGTGATTCTTGAAGTTGGTGTTGGCGGTGAATACGACTGCACGAACATTGTCAGAAATCCTGTGTGCGTTGGTATTTCCAGTCTGGGATTGGAGCATACTGCGTTGTTAGGAAACACTCTGGAGGAAATTGCGCATCAGAAATCaggaatattgaaagaaaattcaattgcaTTCACAGTTCCACAGCCGGACAACGCTGTGAACATTATCAAGCAAAGGGCTATCGAGAGAAACTGCGAACTGCGAATGGTACCAGATTTCAAATCTTACGATTGGGGCGGAGATCCACCGAATCTAGGGATAGCCGGTTCTGTTCAAGAGATTAATGCATCTTTAGCTGTACAATTGGCGCACACTTGGATGCTAGAAATGGCAAAAAGAAAGTCACGAGTTTCAAACGGTAATGAAGCTGATAATCGTCGAATCGATACGAGCAAAAACAGTTATGCTTGTGTTGCAAAAACTCTCTCTAGGTCACAGTTCAATTCATCTCTTAATGGTAACGAGAATGCACATAATGTTAGCTTCCTTCATTCAGAGTCTCAAATTTCTTCCGTTTTTGCCACtctcgatgaaaataatgatttctCTATAATTTCGCCGAAGAAAACTGCCCTCGCTTTGTCTTGCTGCGTGTGGCCAGGTCGCACGCAAGTATTGTGCGGTAGAACTATGAATTTTTACTTGGACGGTGCTCACACGTCCGAAAGTGTTGAACATTGCGCCGCCTGGTATctaaatgaaatagaaaataagatTGGGAAACGTTTTCTGATATTCAACGTAACGGGCGATCGAGACGTGTCAAAACTATTAAAGCCAATGAAAagtttgaactttgaaaaagtttacttCGTACCAAATATATCAGGCAAAACAGTTAAGTTAGATCAATTAGAATTGCAAACCACAAGTAGTTTACAACATGAAAGATGTATAAGAAATCATGAGATATGGGGTGAAGGAAATTCAATGGTATTACAAAACGTGTCCGAAGCATTATCGCACATCACTAGCACGTGTTATTCGAACAGAAATACCATCAAAGATGAAGGTAAACCGCAGATACTTATCACCGGGTCTCTGCACTTGGTAGGTGCCGCGTTATTAGTTCTAGATCCAAATTTAACTATGAAAACGAATTACTGa
- the LOC124416147 gene encoding uridine-cytidine kinase isoform X2, producing MNRHVVQSVRKMADGTINLCASRKMSFGINGKLNGVEGKTPFLIGVSGGTASGKSTVCKRIMEKLGQVDMDHTERQVVCISQDSFYRELTTSEKLKAEKGQFNFDHPDAFDNDRILRTLRDILAGVKCEIPAYDYRSNSILKNQITTIYPADVVLFEGILVFYFPEIRELFHMKLFVDTDSDTRLARRVPRDIKERGRDLDYVLNQYMNFVKPAFEEFCLPTKKFADVIIPRGADNTVAIDLIVQHIRDFLSNRGRVTIEAESPTSRAEGGFKRPH from the exons ATGAATAGGCACGTTGTACAGAGTGTTAGAAAAATGGCAGACGGTACGATAAACCTCTGTGCGTCGCGAAAGATGTCGTTCGGCATAAATGGCAAGTTGAACGGCGTGGAGGGCAAAACTCCGTTCCTAATCGGCGTCTCCGGCGGAACTGCCAGCGGCAAG TCCACAGTTTGTAAGCGGATAATGGAAAAATTGGGACAGGTGGACATGGATCACACGGAGCGCCAAGTTGTCTGCATATCGCAGGACAGTTTTTATCGGGAATTGACCACCAGCGAGAAGCTGAAAGCTGAAAAAGGACAGTTCAACTTTGACCACCCTGACGCGTTCGACAATGATAGAATCTTACGGACCTTGAGGGATATTTTGGCTGGCGTTAAATGCGAGATACCAGCCTACGATTACCGCTCTAacagtat attaaAGAATCAAATCACGACGATATATCCAGCAGATGTTGTTCTTTTCGAAGGGATTTTGGTATTCTATTTTCCGGAAATTCGAGAACTTTTTCATATGAAACTGTTCGTCGACACAGACTCTGACACTCGGTTGGCCAGGAGAG TGCCAAGGGACATcaaagaaagaggaagagacTTGGACTATGTGCTGAATCAATACATGAACTTTGTGAAACCAGCTTTCGAGGAATTCTGTTtaccaacaaaaaaattcgccgatGTCATTATACCAAGAGGAGCCGATAACACAG TGGCTATAGATTTGATCGTGCAGCACATAAGGGATTTCCTAAGTAACCGAGGTAGAGTTACAATCGAAGCCGAGAGTCCGACTAGCCGTGCGGAAGGCGGATTCAAGAGACCTCATTAA
- the LOC124416147 gene encoding uridine-cytidine kinase isoform X3, producing the protein MNRHVVQSVRKMADGTINLCASRKMSFGINGKLNGVEGKTPFLIGVSGGTASGKSTVCKRIMEKLGQVDMDHTERQVVCISQDSFYRELTTSEKLKAEKGQFNFDHPDAFDNDRILRTLRDILAGVKCEIPAYDYRSNSILKNQITTIYPADVVLFEGILVFYFPEIRELFHMKLFVDTDSDTRLARRVPRDIKERGRDLDYVLNQYMNFVKPAFEEFCLPTKKFADVIIPRGADNTDLAIVRKPILITTKAENFSTM; encoded by the exons ATGAATAGGCACGTTGTACAGAGTGTTAGAAAAATGGCAGACGGTACGATAAACCTCTGTGCGTCGCGAAAGATGTCGTTCGGCATAAATGGCAAGTTGAACGGCGTGGAGGGCAAAACTCCGTTCCTAATCGGCGTCTCCGGCGGAACTGCCAGCGGCAAG TCCACAGTTTGTAAGCGGATAATGGAAAAATTGGGACAGGTGGACATGGATCACACGGAGCGCCAAGTTGTCTGCATATCGCAGGACAGTTTTTATCGGGAATTGACCACCAGCGAGAAGCTGAAAGCTGAAAAAGGACAGTTCAACTTTGACCACCCTGACGCGTTCGACAATGATAGAATCTTACGGACCTTGAGGGATATTTTGGCTGGCGTTAAATGCGAGATACCAGCCTACGATTACCGCTCTAacagtat attaaAGAATCAAATCACGACGATATATCCAGCAGATGTTGTTCTTTTCGAAGGGATTTTGGTATTCTATTTTCCGGAAATTCGAGAACTTTTTCATATGAAACTGTTCGTCGACACAGACTCTGACACTCGGTTGGCCAGGAGAG TGCCAAGGGACATcaaagaaagaggaagagacTTGGACTATGTGCTGAATCAATACATGAACTTTGTGAAACCAGCTTTCGAGGAATTCTGTTtaccaacaaaaaaattcgccgatGTCATTATACCAAGAGGAGCCGATAACACAG ATCTAGCAATCGTTCGGAAACCAATACTAATCACGACAaaggctgaaaatttttcaactatgtGA
- the LOC124416147 gene encoding uridine-cytidine kinase isoform X1, with product MNRHVVQSVRKMADGTINLCASRKMSFGINGKLNGVEGKTPFLIGVSGGTASGKSTVCKRIMEKLGQVDMDHTERQVVCISQDSFYRELTTSEKLKAEKGQFNFDHPDAFDNDRILRTLRDILAGVKCEIPAYDYRSNSILKNQITTIYPADVVLFEGILVFYFPEIRELFHMKLFVDTDSDTRLARRVPRDIKERGRDLDYVLNQYMNFVKPAFEEFCLPTKKFADVIIPRGADNTVAIDLIVHHIWDILRSKKAESSSGQHPYLHQPRRTSASSDTLSR from the exons ATGAATAGGCACGTTGTACAGAGTGTTAGAAAAATGGCAGACGGTACGATAAACCTCTGTGCGTCGCGAAAGATGTCGTTCGGCATAAATGGCAAGTTGAACGGCGTGGAGGGCAAAACTCCGTTCCTAATCGGCGTCTCCGGCGGAACTGCCAGCGGCAAG TCCACAGTTTGTAAGCGGATAATGGAAAAATTGGGACAGGTGGACATGGATCACACGGAGCGCCAAGTTGTCTGCATATCGCAGGACAGTTTTTATCGGGAATTGACCACCAGCGAGAAGCTGAAAGCTGAAAAAGGACAGTTCAACTTTGACCACCCTGACGCGTTCGACAATGATAGAATCTTACGGACCTTGAGGGATATTTTGGCTGGCGTTAAATGCGAGATACCAGCCTACGATTACCGCTCTAacagtat attaaAGAATCAAATCACGACGATATATCCAGCAGATGTTGTTCTTTTCGAAGGGATTTTGGTATTCTATTTTCCGGAAATTCGAGAACTTTTTCATATGAAACTGTTCGTCGACACAGACTCTGACACTCGGTTGGCCAGGAGAG TGCCAAGGGACATcaaagaaagaggaagagacTTGGACTATGTGCTGAATCAATACATGAACTTTGTGAAACCAGCTTTCGAGGAATTCTGTTtaccaacaaaaaaattcgccgatGTCATTATACCAAGAGGAGCCGATAACACAG TGGCGATAGACCTAATAGTGCACCACATCTGGGACATTTTACGTTCGAAAAAGGCTGAATCGTCATCCGGGCAGCATCCATACCTCCATCAACCTAGGCGAACATCAGCATCATCCGACACACTCAGCAGATGA
- the LOC124416147 gene encoding uridine-cytidine kinase isoform X4, translating to MEKLGQVDMDHTERQVVCISQDSFYRELTTSEKLKAEKGQFNFDHPDAFDNDRILRTLRDILAGVKCEIPAYDYRSNSILKNQITTIYPADVVLFEGILVFYFPEIRELFHMKLFVDTDSDTRLARRVPRDIKERGRDLDYVLNQYMNFVKPAFEEFCLPTKKFADVIIPRGADNTVAIDLIVHHIWDILRSKKAESSSGQHPYLHQPRRTSASSDTLSR from the exons ATGGAAAAATTGGGACAGGTGGACATGGATCACACGGAGCGCCAAGTTGTCTGCATATCGCAGGACAGTTTTTATCGGGAATTGACCACCAGCGAGAAGCTGAAAGCTGAAAAAGGACAGTTCAACTTTGACCACCCTGACGCGTTCGACAATGATAGAATCTTACGGACCTTGAGGGATATTTTGGCTGGCGTTAAATGCGAGATACCAGCCTACGATTACCGCTCTAacagtat attaaAGAATCAAATCACGACGATATATCCAGCAGATGTTGTTCTTTTCGAAGGGATTTTGGTATTCTATTTTCCGGAAATTCGAGAACTTTTTCATATGAAACTGTTCGTCGACACAGACTCTGACACTCGGTTGGCCAGGAGAG TGCCAAGGGACATcaaagaaagaggaagagacTTGGACTATGTGCTGAATCAATACATGAACTTTGTGAAACCAGCTTTCGAGGAATTCTGTTtaccaacaaaaaaattcgccgatGTCATTATACCAAGAGGAGCCGATAACACAG TGGCGATAGACCTAATAGTGCACCACATCTGGGACATTTTACGTTCGAAAAAGGCTGAATCGTCATCCGGGCAGCATCCATACCTCCATCAACCTAGGCGAACATCAGCATCATCCGACACACTCAGCAGATGA
- the LOC124416201 gene encoding ubiquitin-like protein 5 has translation MLEITCNDRLGKKVRVKCNPDDTIGDLKKLIAAQTGTHWEKIVLKKWYTIFKDHIKLQDYEIHDGMNLELYYQ, from the exons ATGCTTGAAATCACGTGCAACGATCGTCttggaaaaaaagtcagaGTGAAATGTAATCCCGATGACACGATAGGAGATCTGAAAAAGCTTATAGCTGCGCAAACGGGAACCCATTGGGAGAAAATAGTCTTAAAAAAATGGTACACCATATTCAAAGACCACATCAAGTTGCAAGACT ATGAAATACACGATGGTATGAATTTGGAGTTGTATTACCAGTGA
- the LOC124416169 gene encoding surfeit locus protein 4 homolog, translated as MVIQQEVVSRAEEVADQVIRNGKHILPTLARLCLIATFLEDGLRMWFQWSEQREYMDLSWGCGTFLATLFVLINLIGQLGGCVMVITRWRVSIACGVLFFIVVLQTFAYSILWDLQFLFRNLALIGALLLVLAESRVEGRSLFAGVPSLGDNKPKNLLQLAGRVLLAFMFITLIRFEVSFLQILQDILGSILMVLVTIGYKTKLSALLLVLLLSALNFYHNAWWTIPDFKPLRDFLKYDFFQTLSVIGGLLMIVSLGPGGVSMDEHKKKW; from the exons ATGGTCATCCAGCAAGAGGTGGTTTCGAGAGCCGAAGAGGTTGCTGATCAG gTGATACGTAACGGAAAACACATACTTCCAACGCTCGCACGGCTTTGTCTGATTGCGACATTTTTGGAAGATGGATTGCGAATGTGGTTCCAATGGAGCGAGCAGAGGGAATATATGGACTTGTCTTGGGGCTGTGGAACATTTCTGGCCACATTATTTGTCCTGATCAACTTGATCGGCCAGCTCGGCGGCTGCGTTATGGTCATCACTAGATGGCGCGTCAGCATAGCTTGTGGAGTTTTATTCTTCATCGTTGTCCTCCAGACGTTTGCTTACAGTATTCTCTGGGACCTGCAGTTTCTCTTCAGAAACTTGGCCCTGATCGGCgcgctgctgttggtcctagcaGAGTCCAGAGTCGAGGGAAGATCCCTATTTGCTGGCGTTCCTAGTTTGGGCGACAATAAACCTAAGAACTTGCTGCAGTTGGCTGGACGAGTACTGCTAGCCTTTATGTTCATCACGCTGATTCGGTTTGAAGTTTCGTTTCTGCAAATACTTCAGGACATCCTCGGCAGTATTCTCATGGTCCTGGTTACCATTGGATACAAAACAAAACTGAGCGCGCTTCTGCTTGTCCTACTCTTGTCCGCTCTCAACTTTTACCACAACGCGTGGTGGACTATTCCTGACTTTAAGCCACTCAGAGACTTTCTCAAATACGACTTCTTTCAG ACCTTGTCCGTGATCGGGGGACTTTTAATGATCGTTTCATTGGGGCCTGGCGGTGTCTCCATGGACGAGCACAAAAAGAAATGGTAG